In Camelus dromedarius isolate mCamDro1 chromosome 16, mCamDro1.pat, whole genome shotgun sequence, the genomic stretch CCAACAAGGGTGAAATGGGTGGCTCACTGTACACCTTCTGGgtttttggaaacattttaaactCAGAAATTTCTCAAGAAATTTTCCTGGAAATGCCTGTAGAAGAGAGTGCCTTCAGATGGTGTAGGAAGTGTCCATGTCTCAGGGCTCAGGCTGACTCTTGGGCATTGTTCCTCTGCAGAGGCACTGTTACCATTTTGAGCAGGGCATTTCTTTACAGTCTACACATTATAGGAAGTTCTAACATCCCAGACCACCAGGTACCACTCGTGACAGTACacaccttccttccctcttcttccgTCATTGTGACAACCGAAAATGTTCATGGATTTCCAGACACCCACTGAGGGTGGCTGACATACCAACTGTGATTGGGAACTTGTTCTAGGATTTTTTGATTTTGAGAGTTTTTTTGGTACCAGGATACTTTTTCTTGAGGAAAAGTTGGAGGTATGAATGCTGAGCATTAGAGCATGGCTGAAAGGTGCACAGGGCCAGCCTTGGATGTGACAGATCTTATCAGTGTTAGTGTATTTCCACTTCACACTTCCTTTACAGGTATCACTTGAGGATTGTGTGGGGTAAGAATATGGCTCCCCTGTCCCACCAAGTTACACTTTTGCCATTGGGGCATAGGTGACCAAGGGGGTGGGATCCTTGTGGTGTAACCAACCCATGGTGTCCCTACAGTGTGAATGTGGCGTCACTGACACAGTCAGAAATTCGAGACATCATCCTGGGTATGGAGATCTCAGCACCGTCACAGCAGCGGCAGCAGATAGCTGAGATTGAGAAGCAGACCAAGGAACAGTCTCAGCTGACTGCAACACAGACTCGTACTGTCAACAAGCATGGTGACGAGATCATCACCTCTACCACCAGCAACTATGAGACCCAGACTTTCTCATCTAAGACTGAATGGAGGGTCAGGTACTGTAAGGGACCAGAAGGGTAGGGATGGAAGGCCTACAGGTGCTTCCTGAGGTGCTCGGGTTGAAAGATGCCAACATTCCCTACCTGTTTTTAGGGCCATCTCTGCTGCCAACTTGCACCTAAGGACCAATCACATCTATGTTTCATCTGATGACATCAAGGAGACTGGTTATACCTATATCCTTCCCAAGAATGTGCTTAAGAAGTTTATCTGCATATCTGACCTTCGGGCCCAAGTGAGTACTTGTGTTCAGCTAGGCTACAGTGTATGCCCAGCATTTTAGGTCCCTAAAACTCAATTAAGATTTCCTGGAACCTGAAGTGCTGGTTTTGAGATTCCTGCATGAGTAAATATAAAAGGATAGCCAAAACAGTGAGGAGGGTTTCGCCCTCAACCAGATACCAAAACATTGTAAAGCTATGGCAGTTGAGAGAAGAAAGTATTATTGCCTTAGAAGTTACTGAAAGAGAATATCATATAGTCCAAAACAGATGCATGTGTGTATAATAAATGTGGTGTATGTAGCAAGTCTGTAGGATTGTGTGCCTTATGATACTAAAACAGCAAAACGAGGCTTGATCTCTGCCTCATACCACTTACAAAAGTAAAATCCAGATGGAGTAAAGATCTGAATACAAAATACTAAACTGgagtattaaaacatttattatgttAGTGTTGGGATAACCTTCTTAAATAGGACACACATACATGAAAAAATAAGGCACAAAATACAAAAGCATCATCAAAATTTATAACTGGTGTGTGACAAAGGGTACCGCAAAAGACAAactaaaaacaggaagaaaatatttgcataactCTAAGATATTATAGGTTAGGATCTAGAATAGAGAATTCtaagaagttaatttttttgaggataactgtaaaaatgggcaaagaattgaAGGTAGTTCAGAAAAGGAACTGCAGGTGGGAAATATATGAAAAGACGGTCAACTTTACCAGTAATCAGggaaattcttattttataaaacaccAACTTTTGGCCTCAGCTTGGTGAATTTGAAAAGATTATTAATATCCTGTGTTGAATGAGTTTATAGGAACACACTTGGTTCGTGACAATGTAAAATTTAAAGTACTGCCTAGTGCTAGTTTAAAAGATGTGTTCAGCTTGTGGATTAAATGGATGAGCTGTGTGCTTGTGTGCTCATTTGTTTATGGATACTGTACTTAAGTAATCACCTGGGGAACAGTGTGACTATTGGACCCTACTCAAGAGATAATGTGATAATTCTGAGATGAAGTCCACGTTTAAGATTTTGAATAAGTGCCACAGGTGTTTCTGATACAGGAAATTctgaccacattttgagaaactctgtccttgttccttttctttctttctttcttttttttgagtaaaggtagatgtATTTAGAGAAATTCATACtccaggctgtttcagaaggcaagagaaaggccacaagatgggttgggtgctcagtttaaagtaaaagtagatacacacttcatagacagagtacatctgtctcactcagaagggagagtggcatCTGTCCTTGTTCTTGATGAAGGGAATTAAACACAGGGCTGACAGCCCCAAGTTTGGGCTGGAATCTTTTTGGTTCTTGACCCCCTTGTCTCCAGATTGCAGGGTACCTGTATGGGGTGAGCCCACCAGATAACCCCCAGGTGAAGGAGATCCGCTGCATTGTGATGGTACCGCAGTGGGGTACTCACCAGACTGTGCACCTGCCTGGCCAGCTGCCCCAGCATGAGTACCTCAAGGTCAGTCAGGGTGTCAGAGAACCAGGGCTTTCTGCtctcagggaggtggagggaaggcagggatATTACTCTCATGGGTGGGATTCATGTCTGCAGACTGGGCTCTGAATGGCTTTTCACCACTCTACCTATAGGAGATGGAACCTTTAGGTTGGATCCACACTCAGCCCAACGAGTCCCCCCAGCTGTCACCCCAGGATGTCACCACCCATGCCAAGATCATGGCTGACAACCCATCTTGGGATGGCGAGAAGACCATTATCATCACCTGCAGGTAGGCTTGCACCCCCTTGGGAGGAAGTATGGAGGGGTGGGTATTGTGGGCTAGGGCCCAGAGTGGTGGCCTGAACTCTGACCCTGCCCTTGTCCATCTTCCAGCTTCACACCAGGCTCCTGCACCCTGACAGCCTACAAGCTGACCCCCAGTGGCTATGAATGGGGCCGCCAGAACACAGACAAGGGCAACAATCCCAAGGGCTACCTACCCTCACACTACGAGAGGGTCCAGATGCTCCTGTCGGACCGCTTCCTCGGCTTCTTTATGGTTCCTGCTCAGTCCTCGTGGAACTACAACTTTATGGGTATGTGGAGGGATGGGGGCACAAGAAAGTGGGGATGGGGCTAGGCCATCACCTGTAGCACTTGGGGCTGGACTTTGGTTTGGAGATGGCTCAGGGGCCCAGGCCAGGTGAGGCAGATGGACCTTGTCTCATTGgatatttccttctatttcaagGTGTCCGGCATGATCCCAACATGAAGTATGAGCTGCAACTGGCAAACCCCAAAGAGTTCTACCATGAGGTGCACCGACCCTCCCACTTCCTCAACTTTGCTCTCCTGCAGGAGGGCGAGGTCTACTCTGCGGACCGAGAGGATCTCTATGCGTAGTCGTCTCCTCACCTCCTTTCAGATTCCCCAAAGGCTGGAGCCTTTTACTCCCACAGACAAGCTGGTGACATTCAGCAGCTAGACCTCTTTTCCCTCTATTTTGTGTTTGTTATGTTGTTGACCTGTGATGTGTAATTCTGAACAAAGTATAATAAATTTTGTATAAATAGGagtttttgagttgttttttccctctgagcTCAAATTCTGGGTGTAGGAATGGTAGGAGGCTAGACTTGTCCACTGTAAGGTGCTGCACTCAGCCTTCAGGTGGCATGAGGCCAGCTATTCAGGAGCTGTGGGGCCAAATATCCTCTAGACTCAGAGGACTGAAGGAGACTTGAACCTTCACACTCCTGCTGCTATGACCACATTTGCCAGTTTCCCTCAAATACTTGCAAACCCTCATCCATTTCCAACATCCCTTGGAACAGTGGCTGCTGTTTGGAGTGTAGAAGCTGTGGCTTGTTTCCTGCCACTGTGGTGCCCAGTTTAGCCCTTTAAGCTTTGTGTCGCTCTCTGTCAGTCTTGGAAACAGGCACACGGCTGGACAGTTGGCTGCCTCTGGCTGAGGCCAGTGACAGCCCTCCTACCTCTCACTTCTTGCCTGTAGAGTTTGGCAGCCAAGTCAGGCCGCATGACTTCAGACACAGGGGTGGAGCCTGGTTTGGGCACTGTAGGGAGGGCTTGACGAAAGTGACCACTTAACAGCCCTTGTGCCTCAGCTCCTGGACGCCTAGCTGGAAGTTGGCTGTCCTGCTTCCTGTGACCTTGGGGCTTGAAGAGGACAAGGCCCAGGGCACTGAGACGCCCCTTCCACAGGCCTTTTCTCGTAATCGCTCCTCCCTTGTCGCTTCTACCCCGCCCTCTACTGTCCTAAACTGCTTCCAGGGCGAAATTGTTTCGCTTTTTCCTGCCCTagtaggggttgggggagggtgtcGCAGCCCTAGTCGCCCTCGGGGGACATGGAGCCCAGGAGGGCGGCGCCTGGAGCGCACGGATGGGGGCCTCGGGTGGCGGCAGGGTCGGGGACGGCGGCGGAGCTCGTGTACCATCTAGCGGGAGCTCTCGGCACTGAGTTGAAGGAGCTGGCGCGTCGCTTCGGGCCGGAGGCGGCGGCCGGGCTCGTGCCGCTGGTGGTGCAATCCCTGGAGCTCCTGGAAAAGGCGGCCGTGGGGCCCGCCCCAGACTCGGTGAGTCACGGCTCTCTCCCCTCGCCACTCGCGAGGCGACGGAGCCTAACAGTGAAAGCCCGGCCTCCCCAGCTGCAGGTGTCGGCGCAGCAGGCCGAACTGGAGCTGCGGCGGCTACGGGAGGAGAACGAGCGCCTCCGCAGAGAGTTGCGCTCTGGGCCACAGGGTGAGTGCCAGCTGGCTGGGGGTCAGGGCGCGGCGGCTCAGGGCCTCCCCCCGCGGGCCGCCGCTAAGAACACCCCTTCCTCAGAGGAGCGCGCTTTGCTGCGGCAGCTCAAGGAAGTGACCGACCGCCAGCGGGACGAACTCCGGGCGCACAACCGCGACCTGCTGCAGCGCAGCCAGGAGACGGAGGCGGTGAGGGCGGGCTGGGGCGGGGCGTCGTGGGGGGAGCGGGGTTCTCCCGGCCCCTGGGTGCCCCGCCCACCAGCCCCACCTTTGCTCCGCCCACAGTTGCAGGAGCAGCTGCAGCGCCTCCTGCTGGTGAATGCGGAGTTGCGGCACAAGCTGGCCGCTGTGCAGGCCCAGCTGAGCGCCGCGCGGGACCGTGAGAGCCAGCGGGAGCTGCAGGGCGAAGCCGCCAAGGAGTGGTCTCAAGAACGGGGGCGGGATCAGGCTGAGGGCCCCAGGTGCGATCAGAGGCAGGAGCCCGAGCTGGCAGCCAACAGCGCAGGAGCCCCGGCGACCCCTGAGGACTCTGTGAGTGCCCTAAGATGTCAGGGACCCGTCTAGCACTCGGTGGGCCCTAAAAGTTTTGCTGTGCTGTGTAGTTGGGCCACCGGAAGCTGGAAGGTGGCACAAGAGTGCGCCTCCAGCCCCACTCTCGGCCAGAGCACCGGTCTGGCACCTGCCATTTATTGCAGTGCCCTGGCCTCCGAAGTCTCCCTGCCAGTCACTTTCTCTAGTGTCCCTATGATGGCCCCGGGGCACGGCAGGGCCAGCGAGGCGCTCCCCGCTTCCAGCAAGCCTGTCCTTCTGCAGGCGGATACCCCACTGCAGCCAGAGCGCCCCTACAAGGTAGGGCAGTGCGGCTTTAGTCGAGAGGAAGTTGAGCAGATCCTTCAGGAGAGGAATGAGCTCAAAGCGAACGTGTTCCTGCTGAAGGAGGAGTTGGCCTACTTCCAGCGGTGAGGGCACAGggtaggggctgggaggggcaggggacacCTGTTCCTAGGCCTCGGTTCACCTGCCTCCTTCTTTGGTCCACTGATGTATCCACGGTGTCGTGGGCCGGGCACTGTGCCGGGCACTGGAGGACATGGATCAcatggcccctgccctcctggagcttctTCCAAATGGGGAAGAGCCAATGCAAAGGGTCATAGAAGTTGCAGCGGCCATCAAGGAAGCATGCCTAGGAGGGGTGACACCTAAGCTAAGGTCTGAGGGGGTTAGCGAGGCAGAATGTTtccaaaagggggaaaaacatgCACACATATTTGGGACGAGACCTACTCTTGGCATCTCCACCACTTttttctctgcccctcctcctctgtaGGGAGCTGCTCACAGACCACCGGGTCCCTGAGCTCCTACTGGAAGCTATGAAGGTGGCTGTCAGGAAGCAGCGGAAGAAGATCAAGGCCAAGATGTTAGGGAtcccagaggaagcagagagcagGTAAGGCCCTGCCTCCATTTCCACTGAACCAGCTCTCTCTCCTGCTGACCCAGCCTGGTCACCTTCCGAGTCTGTTGTCACCCCAATCCAGCAACCCCTAAAGCCTTTCACTTAGCCTAGTCACTTCTGAAATCTGCTAATCTGGCCTGGTCACCCCCTGAGCCCACCACACTTCTCTCTGGGTCGCGCTGCTCCCACCTGCCATGCTGTACATCTGCAGAAGAAACCTGCTAACTCTGCTTCTTGgttcttcagttttctgtttctcGTCTTGGCTGTGTCTGTTCTCAGAGGGGTAAGGCTGTGGCTGTAGCCTTGTCAGGGGCCTGCTGTGTATCAGGCTAGAAAAGAAAAGCTTCAAGATGTCCTCCATCTCCCCAGCTTCTCCTCTCTAGCCTTCGGGACTCTGAAGTCACTCTGTCCTCCCCCACCTGTTCCTGGGGTCCACACGGAAAGCTGAACATAGGTGGACTTCCATTTTCCCTCGGGGCCTTGATAAATGGCCCTCacatctcctctctcctctgcctcagtgACGATGAGGATGGCTCATGGCTGCTGCTCTCCAGTGATAAGGGAGACCACCCCCAACCGCCACCTCCTGAGTCCAGAATTCGGAGTTTGTATGttaggggaagaggaaggacaaATATGGTGGAGGTGAAGGAGGGGCCCCCCCTTTCCCGCTCAAGCTCTGAGCACACCCGtcccctcctgctcctctggtggccccctcacctctccctgcctcatgctgctctttcttcctcctgcgtTCCCTTTTTACAGCACCCCCTGCCTTCAGCCCCTATCCTCGACCTCCCTGGCATCCAGCCTCAAAGCACCTCTTGGCTTTCCCCCAGCTTTGGCCTGTGGTATCGGGGTGAAGCAGAGGCCCCTGAAGCAGAGACCAGCAGCGTGGCTCCCAGCAAGCgacagggagaagaggaggcCCCACAGCCACCCCACTTGGAGCCTGTGGGCAGCCTAACAGACCCCAACTCCTGATAGGCCCTGCCCTACTCTGGTCTGGGGTCTCAGCTGCTGCAGAGGACTGACTTTGGGATCTATCTGTGGGTGGATGTGTGACCTCAAATGAGGACAGGGTTacctccttcccagcctctccaGGCTCTTTTCTAATCCTGGTCTGAGCTGGGGCGTGATGGGGAGCTCAACCTACCTTCCTTCCTGTATCTCTGTGCCAATCCTCCAGGGCCAGAGAAGAGTGtttcctctctgagtctcagtttccccatccacaAAATGGAGAACTGACTACCTATCTCCCACGGGATTGTGGGGGTGGCCTGAGCTAATGGAATAAAGCAACTGCCCATGGTACCCAGAAACTGCTCCATGCCTGTCTGTCAGTGTtctgcccctgcccagctctgccaggaGGATCCTCATGGTTGTCACTGAGTGGAGAGGCTTCTCCCAGTTCCTTTGGGGAGTGTGACATAATAGAAATCTGTAGCTCCTCccctcactgcccccaccccattccccaggACCCGGAACTTACAGCCTCCTCATACTGCCTCCTCCAGACTGAAACTTGCCCCTTAAGCCCTCACTCAGGTCTCGCCCTTGGCCTGCCTTTCCCTTTTAGTTCTCTAGTGTCTGGTCGTCTCAGCGCCTGCCCACCCTCTCAGGGAGGTGCCTCATGGCAGCCCGCCCCTCCGGCCTGGTTTCCTCAGGAAAAGCcttgggaggaagcagggagggggtTGGGAGCTGTGGGGGCCAGACTAACCCAAGCCTTCCTGCTATACTGGCCGCCATGGGGATCAGGCTGCTGTTCCCTCTACTGCTGCTCTGGACTCGGGGGACCCAGGAGTCTGAGCTGGACCCCAGAGGGCAGCACGTCTGCATGGCTGGCAGGTAGGTCTTGTGGGGGGTTCTGATGGGGAGGTGGCTGAACTGGTGTTGGGGCATTGGGAGGAAAGAGGAGTGAGGACAGAGGTCATGGGGCTAAAGCAAGAGGGCTTGGGGACAGCCTGGAGGACAGATGGTTGGAAGGCCTGGGacagaaagggaaggggttggggaCACTGGACCTGTGACTCTTGGCCAGACCTGCCTCATGGGGCTGAGGCAGCCTCCCACATCTCAGCCAGGCTGCGGAGCCAGGCTGCCCCCCGGCTGACCCCTCTCTGCCCCACAGCCCCTCTGTTGAGCTCCAGTGCTGCCCAGGGTGGAGGCAGAAAGATCGCGAATGCACCATCCGTGAGTAGCCAGGACGGAACCCCCCCCAATCCGAGAAGTAAAGTGAACATAACCTAGTGACCCTTCCTTCCTACCTCCTCGGGTCTGTTTGCCCTTCTGAGCCCTAGAACTAGGGTCTATCCTgtgacacacacacccccagccccgaGGAAACAGCTCTCGAGGGGGGCAGGGCACCAGGAGCCAGTGAGAGGGGCAGAGTGTCCCCTGGTCATACCCCAGTCCTTCCAACCTGGGTGGGGTGTTTTTCAGCTATTTGCGAGGGGCTGGACGCCTGTCGGGAAGACGAGGTATGTGTGAAACCAGGCCTCTGTCGATGCAAACCTGGATTCTTCGGGGCCCAGTGCAACTCCCGTGAGTCCTGAGTCTCTCCTGAGGGGTCAAGTTGCTGGGCAGGACTTGGGGAGCAGGGTGATGAAGCAGGTAGGAATGTCATCTTAGAACAGCAGGGCCAGAGTCCCTCCAAGCTTCACTGAGGAAATCGAGTTCTAGAGACAGGAAGTGATGCACTCCTGGGAGATGCCCTGAGTCATCTGGTTTTTACCTGTATCCACAAAGCCCTCCTACAGTTTTAGTTCTGGTCCATTCATCTTCCCATTTAATTCTGTGGTAAAGATGCTGGGGATCCCCATTAACTGCAGAATGGTTGCATTCTCAGTCTCCCCCACGTACACCTTATGTCTGTGTGGAGGGTGGCTGGACTGTCTGCCCCCTCTGGCAGAAAGAGGGACATGGGAAAGGGGTTGGTTGGCAGAGAGACGGAGAGTCAGGGCTGAGAGACACTGCGGGGAATGTGGCTTCCTCTGAGACCCTGATGGGCAGCATCCAGGCCGGGATAGACATAGAAGTGGAACCCagtgagagggaggaagggcatgAATGAAGGCCCATCCACTTCTGGGTGACTCTGAGTAAGGCCCTTTTCCACTCATGATCTTTAAGTGTGTTCTGAAATGTGGAAGTGGAAGGCTGGGCTACTGCCCCGGAGTCTGGGGCAGGAAGTATGCTGTGCCCCAGAACAGGCTGACCTTAGTTCTTGGAGGGCGGGCCTGGTGCCCCCTCGTCCTCGTGGAAGGGGGTCGTGGCTTGGGAATCTGTTCCTGTACCTGAGCCCGCTCACACCTTTATGTCCCCCACTCCCCGTCGCCATCCCCAGGCTGCCCGGGCCAGTACTGGGGCCCCGACTGCCGCGAGAGCTGCTCCTGCCACCCGCATGGCCAGTGCGAGCCGGCCACAGGCGTGTGCCACTGCCAACCCGAACGCTGGGGCGCCCGCTGCGAGTTCGCGTGCGCCTGCGCCCCCCACGGACGTTGCAACCCCGAGACCGGCGCGTGCAGCTGCGAGCCCGGCTGGTGGTCGTCCACGTGCCGCCGCCCGTGCCAGTGCAACCCAGCGGGGGCGCGCTGCGATCCGGCCACCGGCTCCTGCCTGTGCGAGCCGGGCTGGTGGGGCCGCCGCTGCAGCTTCCGCTGCTCGTGCCACGGCTCACCGTGCGCGCAGGAGTCGGGCCGCTGCGCCTGCCGGCCGGGCTGGTGGGGCCCCGAGTGCCGGCAGCCGTGCCAGTGCGTGCGCGGCCGCTGCAGCGCCGCCTCCGGCCAGTGCGCCTGCCCGCCCGGCTTCCGCGGCGCGCGCTGCGAGCTGCCCTGCACCCCGGGCCGCTACGGGCCGCAGTGCCGCGACAGGTGAGCCGGGCAGCACGGCGATGGGGGGATGCGGCtgagaagggaggggggagggcgtGCGAAGGATCCAGCCTCGCTCACCACTTTCATACGATTACTGTTAAACAAAAGATACTACTACTAGCAAGCCATGCttagaaacagattttaaaaaatgaatcacgTGGCAAAATGATTTCAGGGTCCTTCTGAGACTTAGTGGCTTTCAAACTTCGACCAATTGCACTTCAACAGTAAGAAACGTTTTACAtcgcattatatatatatttaactgaagtaaaagtttatccagacaacacatacatataccaaaatgttttctctctctctctctctctttttttttttttttgctggggtggaggtcattaggtttattaatctatttattaatttttaatggaggtattgaggATTGAGTCCagaacttcatgcatgctaagcatgcactctatcactgagctatactcttcccccattttttaaaagctggtcAGAGCCGCCAAATTGATCTTACgaactcccttcctccccttccaaaTGAGTCTGATCCAGGCATATGATCCCAGGTAGTTAAAGGAGTATCTCTAGAGGGAGAAACTTCAAGTAACTGTTAAAGATCAATGAGAAGTTAAGATAAGATAAACCTTATTGGAAAAGTTGCTAAAAGACTAGATCCTAAGATCTCTCTTCACAAggagaaaaccttttttttccccactcttttGTATtcatatgagatgatggatgttaagtGACCTTttggtggtaatcatttcacaatatatatgtgtggtcGTTATGCTGTATGCTTTAAACTTATACAgagctatatgtcaattataactcaataaaattggaaaaaatttaagaaaaacttaaaattatagcGGTGAAAAcccatttttatcattttcataatGCATAAAATGGGATAGAAGATAAACTACCGAGGTCAGTTCTTGCCAGACCTCTGAGATGGCATgggtggaagagagaaaaggaggaggaggaggaagggaacacTGGACAGAagggaggcagaggttggagtggtAACTTGGCTgccctggctgggctgggagctcCTGGTGACCCTGGGACCCACGGAAGGATGGGGCTACGAATGAGGGATTAGGAGAGGGCTGGAATCCCATTAGACCCTGCAGAGATAGCCTGTCCAACCTCTTTGTTGTACagcatggggaaactgaggctcacatcTGCCTGAGTGACCAAGCTGAGGGACAGGGATGCTCTCCAGTGCCCCTGGAGGCCTGGGCGGGCGCCTCACCTGTCCGCCTCCCTGGGTTCCCATGACGGTCTTCTCTTCCCAGCTGTGGCCACTGCAAGCAGAATGAGCCATGCTCTGCAGACACAGGCAGCTGTGAGTCCTGCGAGCCAGGCTGGAATGGGACCCAgtgccaccagccctgccctcctggcacCTTTGGCGATAACTGCAGGCAGCAGTGCCCCCACTGCCGGCTTGGGGAGGCCTGTCAGCCAGACACTGGGCAGTGTCAGCGCTGTGACCCTGGCTGGCTGGGGCCCAGGTAAGAAGGCTGGCTTGCTCTGGGTGGGGTACATCTTCCTTCTGGAGCCTCACCCTAGCTGCTCCCTCTGGGATAGCTGCCCCTCCAATGCAAACATTCACACAGCCCTGTGGGTTCTACCTCCAGTGAAGACTGAGGGGAGAGAGATGGTGCTGATGAGGTCCTGGGCAGGGGTCTCCTCCAGCTCCCTCATCTCTCAAGTTTCCCGCTGTCTTCTCTGTCCAGTGATCTATAGTCTGTTATCTGTTGGGTTTGCACCTGAGCTTCACTGCTGAGGAGTAGACAGTTGGGTCTCTGAATCTAGAAGTGTGGGGGAAGGTGGGTAGGACCCCCCTCTGGAGGCCAGGCCTGCCCTGCCCCCCTATTCTGACTCTTGCCTCACCTCAGGTGTGAAGACCCCTGCCCGATTGGCACCTTTGGGGAAGGCTGTGGCTCTACCTGCCTGCCCTGTGCCCAGGGGGCCTGTGATGCTGTGACTGGGGAGTGTGTCTGCAATGCTGGCTACTGGGGACCCAGGTAGGGACAGGGGCcctggaaggaggcaggggcCTAGGTCAGGCCTCTATGCAACCTGCTTCCTAAACTTCCCTTCCTGGGCTTCTCCACCTCCCAAACATCCACCCAGCATCCTCATAACGAAGAAGTTATTCCTCCTGTTGTGGGGTCTGCATCTTTCAAAGGAGGGTCAGAGTAATGCTTAATTTAAAAAGCCTGGCTTCCTAGCTAGATGGGGCTTCCAAAATAGAAGTTATGTAGGGGTAAGGCTCCAGACGCTAATGTTTCTCTAAGGTTTTTAGATAGTAAAACATAATCAATGTTAATGTCTCCAGTGTCAAGTTTTCCCCCTGTAGAACAGaatatcctcattttatacagagacctcattttatagaggagagaACAAAGGCCCAGAGAGTTAGGCACAGCCCTCGGCCTGGCTCAGACATC encodes the following:
- the RILP gene encoding rab-interacting lysosomal protein isoform X1 produces the protein MEPRRAAPGAHGWGPRVAAGSGTAAELVYHLAGALGTELKELARRFGPEAAAGLVPLVVQSLELLEKAAVGPAPDSLQVSAQQAELELRRLREENERLRRELRSGPQEERALLRQLKEVTDRQRDELRAHNRDLLQRSQETEALQEQLQRLLLVNAELRHKLAAVQAQLSAARDRESQRELQGEAAKEWSQERGRDQAEGPRCDQRQEPELAANSAGAPATPEDSADTPLQPERPYKVGQCGFSREEVEQILQERNELKANVFLLKEELAYFQRELLTDHRVPELLLEAMKVAVRKQRKKIKAKMLGIPEEAESSDDEDGSWLLLSSDKGDHPQPPPPESRIRSLYVRGRGRTNMVEHPLPSAPILDLPGIQPQSTSWLSPSFGLWYRGEAEAPEAETSSVAPSKRQGEEEAPQPPHLEPVGSLTDPNS
- the RILP gene encoding rab-interacting lysosomal protein isoform X3; this translates as MEPRRAAPGAHGWGPRVAAGSGTAAELVYHLAGALGTELKELARRFGPEAAAGLVPLVVQSLELLEKAAVGPAPDSLQVSAQQAELELRRLREENERLRRELRSGPQEERALLRQLKEVTDRQRDELRAHNRDLLQRSQETEALQEQLQRLLLVNAELRHKLAAVQAQLSAARDRESQRELQGEAAKEWSQERGRDQAEGPRCDQRQEPELAANSAGAPATPEDSADTPLQPERPYKVGQCGFSREEVEQILQERNELKANVFLLKEELAYFQRELLTDHRVPELLLEAMKVAVRKQRKKIKAKMLGIPEEAESSDDEDGSWLLLSSDKGDHPQPPPPESRIRSFFGLWYRGEAEAPEAETSSVAPSKRQGEEEAPQPPHLEPVGSLTDPNS
- the SCARF1 gene encoding scavenger receptor class F member 1 isoform X2 yields the protein MGIRLLFPLLLLWTRGTQESELDPRGQHVCMAGSPSVELQCCPGWRQKDRECTIPICEGLDACREDEVCVKPGLCRCKPGFFGAQCNSRCPGQYWGPDCRESCSCHPHGQCEPATGVCHCQPERWGARCEFACACAPHGRCNPETGACSCEPGWWSSTCRRPCQCNPAGARCDPATGSCLCEPGWWGRRCSFRCSCHGSPCAQESGRCACRPGWWGPECRQPCQCVRGRCSAASGQCACPPGFRGARCELPCTPGRYGPQCRDSCGHCKQNEPCSADTGSCESCEPGWNGTQCHQPCPPGTFGDNCRQQCPHCRLGEACQPDTGQCQRCDPGWLGPRCEDPCPIGTFGEGCGSTCLPCAQGACDAVTGECVCNAGYWGPSCNTSCPSGFHGNNCSVPCECPEGTCHPVSGACQLGSHSQDAALIAGILVPLLLLLLAIACCACCCWAARLDPKDRPAGDGTALSRMKLQVWGALTSSLGSALPCSSLSSHKLPWVTASSSRPLPAGPRMTLSLLIPSLEKRMRVLPTACHPMKGWSL
- the RILP gene encoding rab-interacting lysosomal protein isoform X2, with amino-acid sequence MEPRRAAPGAHGWGPRVAAGSGTAAELVYHLAGALGTELKELARRFGPEAAAGLVPLVVQSLELLEKAAVGPAPDSLQVSAQQAELELRRLREENERLRRELRSGPQEERALLRQLKEVTDRQRDELRAHNRDLLQRSQETEALQEQLQRLLLVNAELRHKLAAVQAQLSAARDRESQRELQGEAAKEWSQERGRDQAEGPRCDQRQEPELAANSAGAPATPEDSADTPLQPERPYKVGQCGFSREEVEQILQERNELKANVFLLKEELAYFQRELLTDHRVPELLLEAMKVAVRKQRKKIKAKMLGIPEEAESSDDEDGSWLLLSSDKGDHPQPPPPESRIRSFTPCLQPLSSTSLASSLKAPLGFPPALACGIGVKQRPLKQRPAAWLPASDREKRRPHSHPTWSLWAA
- the RILP gene encoding rab-interacting lysosomal protein isoform X4 yields the protein MEPRRAAPGAHGWGPRVAAGSGTAAELVYHLAGALGTELKELARRFGPEAAAGLVPLVVQSLELLEKAAVGPAPDSLQVSAQQAELELRRLREENERLRRELRSGPQEERALLRQLKEVTDRQRDELRAHNRDLLQRSQETEALQEQLQRLLLVNAELRHKLAAVQAQLSAARDRESQRELQGEAAKEWSQERGRDQAEGPRCDQRQEPELAANSAGAPATPEDSADTPLQPERPYKVGQCGFSREEVEQILQERNELKANVFLLKEELAYFQRELLTDHRVPELLLEAMKVAVRKQRKKIKAKMLGIPEEAESSDDEDGSWLLLSSDKGDHPQPPPPESRIRSLYVRGRGRTNMVELWPVVSG